The following proteins come from a genomic window of Miscanthus floridulus cultivar M001 chromosome 2, ASM1932011v1, whole genome shotgun sequence:
- the LOC136535616 gene encoding protein NEGATIVE GRAVITROPIC RESPONSE OF ROOTS-like yields MGVLNWMQTKLHGSHRNRRRSAEFSAGTAWPADASGGLPQTDKLNDGWTTAMMSIGTFGTRGEGNRVKGCGRLDELSKLQEELKSLAGARRAATAGGLDRVNHLQLERLLSCPSTSRNGGIGRPRSFRALATRASGGFRPRPSFRETVPEMRFDEIVWGLLLKKVHPENPAFSDTATRDDQVVQMAPKGKVEAEDVGGKWIRTDSQYIVLQI; encoded by the exons ATGGGG GTTCTCAACTGGATGCAGACCAAGCTTCATGGATCGCATCGCAACAGAAGGAGATCTGCAGAATTCAGCGCAGGCACGGCTTGGC CTGCTGACGCCTCCGGTGGACTTCCTCAGACAGACAAGCTCAACGACGGCTGGACCACGGCGATGATGTCGATCGGGACGTTCGGGACGAGGGGAGAAGGGAACAGAGTGAAGGGGTGTGGTCGTCTGGACGAGCTCAGCAAGCTGCAGGAGGAGCTGAAATCGCTCGCCGGAGCCAGAAGAGCCGCCACAGCCGGTGGACTGGACAGGGTAAACCACCTGCAGCTCGAGCGGCTCCTGAGCTGTCCTTCCACCTCCAGGAATGGAGGCATTGGTAGGCCAAGATCGTTCAGGGCACTTGCAACAAGAGCCTCCGGAGGTTTCCGGCCCAGGCCAAGCTTCAGAGAAACTGTACCCGAAATGAGATTTGACGAG ATTGTCTGGGGTTTGCTGCTCAAGAAGGTGCACCCTGAAAACCCAGCATTCTCTGATACTGCAACAAGGGATGATCAGGTGGTCCAGATGGCTCCGAAAGGCAAGGTAGAGGCCGAGGACGTAGGGGGCAAATGGATCAGAACAGATTCACAGT ACATCGTGTTACAGATCTGA
- the LOC136535615 gene encoding UDP-glycosyltransferase TURAN isoform X1: MAEATERRKRAAVVVLGDIGRSPRMQYHSLSLANQASMEVDIVANGGSDPHLSLRENPSIHIHEMKTVQLTGISKISGALALLLKAAVQFILLVWFLCFKIPRPDVFVVQNPPSVPTLAAVKLASWLRGAKFIVDWHNFGYTLLGLSHGRSHIIVKIYFWFEKHFGQMADGAFCVTKAMQHELAQNWGIRATVLYDQSPDFFHPASLMEKHGLFSRLGNSICSAMGNADCISVEEVVEDMNTTVFTSKIDGEVYLKPNRPALVVSSTSWTPDEDFSILLEAALMYDRRVAAALGEDDSMDEGQLWIDIKNGKQFVYPRLLFIITGKGPDRKKYEDQIKRLKLRRVALRTMWLASEDYPLLLGSADLGVSLHTSSSGLDLPMKVVDMFGCGLPVCAASFSCIEELVKVNKNGLLFSTSSELADELMMLFKGFPEECNALKSLKEGAMKSASSSKWSTEWETNALPLVNQVIG; encoded by the exons atggcggagGCGACGGAGAGGAGGAAGCGCGCGGCAGTCGTGGTACTGGGCGACATCGGCCGCAGCCCGCGGATGCAGTACCACTCCCTCTCGCTCGCTAACCAG GCCAGCATGGAAGTGGACATTGTTGCAAATGGAG GAAGTGATCCTCACTTGTCATTGAGAGAGAACCCGTCAATTCACATCCACGAGATG AAAACAGTGCAGTTAACTGGAATTTCAAAGATATCTGGTGCCCTGGCACTTCTACTTAAAGCTGCTGTCCAGTTCATTTTGCTGGTTTGGTTCCTTTGTTTTAAGATTCCTCGCCCTGATGTCTTTGTTGTCCAG AATCCACCTTCTGTTCCAACACTGGCTGCTGTAAAACTGGCAAGCTGGTTGAGAGGTGCTAAATTTATTGTGGATTGGCATAACTTTGGATATACATTGCTGGGGTTGTCGCATGGCAGAAGTCACATTATAGTCAAAATATATTTCTG GTTTGAGAAGCACTTTGGGCAGATGGCTGATGGTGCCTTTTGTGTTACAAAAGCAATGCAGCATGAGCTCGCTCAAAATTGGGGAATCAG GGCGACAGTTCTTTATGATCAATCTCCTGATTTTTTCCACCCTGCTTCCTTGATGGAGAAACATGGG TTGTTTAGCAGGCTAGGGAATTCCATCTGTAGTGCTATGGGCAATGCTGATTGCATATCAGTGG AGGAAGTAGTGGAAGACATGAACACTACTGTCTTTACCAGTAAGATTGATGGTGAAGTTTACTTGAAGCCTAACAGACCCGCACTTGTTGTGAGCAGCACAAGCTG GACGCCGGATGAAGATTTCAGCATACTTCTGGAAGCAGCACTTATGTATGACAGACGCGTCGCTGCAGCTTTAGGTGAAGATGATTCAATGGATGAGGGACAACTTTGGATTGATATCAAGAACGGAAAGCAATTTGTCTACCCAAGATTACTGTTCATTATTACAG GTAAAGGACCTGATAGGAAGAAATATGAGGATCAGATAAAAAGGTTGAAGTTGAGACGTGTTGCCTTGCGGACGATGTGGCTTGCATCAGAGGACTACCCTCTATTGCTCG GGTCAGCTGATCTAGGAGTGTCATTGCATACATCTTCATCAGGGCTGGACCTACCAATGAAG GTGGTTGATATGTTTGGATGTGGATTGCCTGTTTGTGCTGCTTCATTCTCCTG CATTGAGGAGCTTGTAAAAGTAAACAAAAATGGTCTTCTTTTCTCAACATCTTCGGAGCTTGCTGATGAACTTATG ATGCTCTTTAAGGGGTTTCCAGAAGAATGCAATGCCTTGAAATCCCTCAAAGAAGGTGCCATGAAGTCAGCATCATCTTCGAAATGGTCAACAGAATGGGAAACCAATGCACTACCTTTGGTGAACCAG GTCATTGGATGA
- the LOC136535615 gene encoding UDP-glycosyltransferase TURAN isoform X2 — protein sequence MAEATERRKRAAVVVLGDIGRSPRMQYHSLSLANQASMEVDIVANGGSDPHLSLRENPSIHIHEMKTVQLTGISKISGALALLLKAAVQFILLVWFLCFKIPRPDVFVVQNPPSVPTLAAVKLASWLRGAKFIVDWHNFGYTLLGLSHGRSHIIVKIYFWFEKHFGQMADGAFCVTKAMQHELAQNWGIRATVLYDQSPDFFHPASLMEKHGLFSRLGNSICSAMGNADCISVEEVVEDMNTTVFTSKIDGEVYLKPNRPALVVSSTSWTPDEDFSILLEAALMYDRRVAAALGEDDSMDEGQLWIDIKNGKQFVYPRLLFIITGKGPDRKKYEDQIKRLKLRRVALRTMWLASEDYPLLLGSADLGVSLHTSSSGLDLPMKMLFKGFPEECNALKSLKEGAMKSASSSKWSTEWETNALPLVNQVIG from the exons atggcggagGCGACGGAGAGGAGGAAGCGCGCGGCAGTCGTGGTACTGGGCGACATCGGCCGCAGCCCGCGGATGCAGTACCACTCCCTCTCGCTCGCTAACCAG GCCAGCATGGAAGTGGACATTGTTGCAAATGGAG GAAGTGATCCTCACTTGTCATTGAGAGAGAACCCGTCAATTCACATCCACGAGATG AAAACAGTGCAGTTAACTGGAATTTCAAAGATATCTGGTGCCCTGGCACTTCTACTTAAAGCTGCTGTCCAGTTCATTTTGCTGGTTTGGTTCCTTTGTTTTAAGATTCCTCGCCCTGATGTCTTTGTTGTCCAG AATCCACCTTCTGTTCCAACACTGGCTGCTGTAAAACTGGCAAGCTGGTTGAGAGGTGCTAAATTTATTGTGGATTGGCATAACTTTGGATATACATTGCTGGGGTTGTCGCATGGCAGAAGTCACATTATAGTCAAAATATATTTCTG GTTTGAGAAGCACTTTGGGCAGATGGCTGATGGTGCCTTTTGTGTTACAAAAGCAATGCAGCATGAGCTCGCTCAAAATTGGGGAATCAG GGCGACAGTTCTTTATGATCAATCTCCTGATTTTTTCCACCCTGCTTCCTTGATGGAGAAACATGGG TTGTTTAGCAGGCTAGGGAATTCCATCTGTAGTGCTATGGGCAATGCTGATTGCATATCAGTGG AGGAAGTAGTGGAAGACATGAACACTACTGTCTTTACCAGTAAGATTGATGGTGAAGTTTACTTGAAGCCTAACAGACCCGCACTTGTTGTGAGCAGCACAAGCTG GACGCCGGATGAAGATTTCAGCATACTTCTGGAAGCAGCACTTATGTATGACAGACGCGTCGCTGCAGCTTTAGGTGAAGATGATTCAATGGATGAGGGACAACTTTGGATTGATATCAAGAACGGAAAGCAATTTGTCTACCCAAGATTACTGTTCATTATTACAG GTAAAGGACCTGATAGGAAGAAATATGAGGATCAGATAAAAAGGTTGAAGTTGAGACGTGTTGCCTTGCGGACGATGTGGCTTGCATCAGAGGACTACCCTCTATTGCTCG GGTCAGCTGATCTAGGAGTGTCATTGCATACATCTTCATCAGGGCTGGACCTACCAATGAAG ATGCTCTTTAAGGGGTTTCCAGAAGAATGCAATGCCTTGAAATCCCTCAAAGAAGGTGCCATGAAGTCAGCATCATCTTCGAAATGGTCAACAGAATGGGAAACCAATGCACTACCTTTGGTGAACCAG GTCATTGGATGA